In Desulforegula conservatrix Mb1Pa, the genomic window ATGTCGCCACCCCCAAAGGGCGGGACGCATTCCGAAGCGCATATTCCACGATGGTTTTACTCTTGCTCCGGCAGATGATAATACCGATCGGAGCATTTTCTTCAGGCAGGCGTTCATGGCTGTCAAGAGCTTCCAGATAAAACTCCATCTTCCCTTTGTGTTCAGGCTTGAACTCGCCTATTTTCAGCTCAATGGCGACCAGACAGCGCAGGCGGCGATGAAAAAGCAGCAGATCAATGAAATATTCCCTGCCATCAACTTCAAGCCTGTACTGATTGCCGATAAAAGAAAAGGCACCGCCCAGCTCGGCAAGAAAACTGCGAAGGTTTTTTATAAGCGCCTGTTCAAGCTCCCGCTCCGAATGTTCTTCTGATAATTCAAGAAAATCGAAGGTGTAATGATCCTTCACTGCCAGCGCAGCCTGTGCCTTGATTTCTTCAGGCAGTGCATTGTCAAAATTTGTCTGGTTAAGCAGGTATTTTTCGTAGCTCTTGTTGTCAATCTGGTGCTGAAGGACGCTTTTTGTCCAGCCGAAGCGGGCGGTTGCGCGCAGGTAGAATTCCCTTTCCAGGTCATCCTTGCAACGGCTCATAATAACGATGTTTTTTGCCCAGCTAATTTCCGCAACCAATGGTTGCAGTTTTTGCAGGTGTGAATATGTCCGGTAAAATTCAAGCATATTCCACAGGTTACGTGCTGAAAAACCATTGCGCCCCGGAAATTCGCCTTGCAGGTCGCGGGCAAGGTTTTCCACAACAGATTTACCCCACCCCTGTTCAAGCTGCTTCTTATCTATGGCTTCACCCAGTTCCCAGTAAAGCATTACCAGCTCGTTGTTGACCGCACGCAAAGCCTGATACTGGCGCTGCCTAATCCTGCCCTTTATATGCCCCAGAAAATCAAGATAATCCTGCCGGATCAGTTCAGAACTCATATTTTATTATTCCTGTTATCAGCCTTGTCATCCGTGACACCACCAAGAATTTCCCAATACCCGCCCTTGTCAGGTCCAACGTGGCGGATATGTCCTGATTGCTGCAAGGCTCTCAGATGATGCCGGACACTGTAAACTGTCAGCCCGCTCAAATCAGACAGTTTTTTCATGCTCAGATCAGGCTGCGCCATGAGTAGATCGATCAATTTTTTCTTGTGGTTTTCTTGTGGTTTCATGTGGTTCTGCGGGGCTTTTACGGGGTTTTGCGGGGCTTGAGTTGTATCAACAGTCTCCACATGAAAAGACGGTCTATCAAAACTGGCAACAAAAAGCCCTGCAATCTGGCGAAACTGGCCATCAGGCGAGATTCCAAACCATATTTCTCCGGAGCCGTGCTTATTCAGGATTGCTGCAATGGAGACAAGACCTTCCTTTAGTTCTGAAAGGTTTTTCTTGAGTTCCACTGTTTCGCTTTCCCTGAGAGGCTTCGTTAATTTAATATTTTCCATAAAAGATCATCCAGATACTCTGAAGGCGGCTTTTTATTTGCATTGTAACTGGCCGTGAATATTTCAAATTCGGCTAATTTTTCATCAATAAACTGATTGATTGCCGGAATGGCTTTGCCTTCTCCCATTTCAGTTCCGGATTTCTTTTTCCTCAAAAGTTCAGCAATTTCAGATAAAAGCTTCTGATCCTCTACGTTCTCCAGCAGCTTTTCAAATTCCACCGGAGGGGATTCTTTCTTTGTTTTTATCCAGATGCAGGCAAGAATCGGTCTTAATACATAGAAATATTTCTTTACCTTGACATATTCGCCCTGAAGATACTCCCTGTAGTTTCCTTTTGCCATGTGCAGATAATGATAGATTGAAGAAACCGGTGAAAAATATCTTTCGGCTGCTTTCTTTAACAGCTCGAATTCGTTATCATTCCTTTTATAGACTATTGGCGACCGCATCCATTCAAAAAGCACAGGGTTTGATTTGTTCATTAAAAACAGGGCTTTTCTTATATCCCAACCGGAATAGTCATCAACTCCTATTATTGGCAGTTCGATTACATCCCGTTTTGGCAATACATTTAAATACCATTTTAATTCATGCTTATAGATAAACCGGACATCATAATCACTATCAACAGATTCAAAGCCCCATGCACGGGAACCCGATTCGATGGCCAGTATTATTTCCACATTGAAATCTTTTTCGATCTGATCCAGTTTTTTCTCAATAATTTTTTTCATGCCAGGTTCAACACTCATACCCCAGCCCTCCAAGCTTCTGCCGGATAAGCATGTCGAGTTCAGCGCCCTTTGCCATCTGCTCACCCAGCTTTTCGGTCAGCTTCTGCATCTTTTCCGCAAAAGCTTCATCGTCGTCCTCGATTGCTTCAGCACCGACATAACGTCCGGGTGTCAGCACATGACCATGCTCTGCAATTTCGGCAAGCGGAACACTTCGGCAAAAACCTGCCACATCAGCATATTCAGTGTCTGCTTCTTCATCACCGCGCCAGGCCTGCACAGTATCTGCAATTTTTTTGATATCATCGTCTGTAAACTCGATCTGAACACGGCTTATCATGGTTCCGAGCTTGCGGGCATCTATGAAAAGAACTTCACCCTGCCTTCTGGTTTTCTGCTTTACGAGAAACCAAAGACAGGCGGGAATCTGGGTGTTAAAGAATAATTGACCAGGCAGGGCAACCATGATTTCCACCTTGTCGTCTTCAACCATGGCCCTTCTTATGTCGCCTTCCGAATTCTGGCTGGAAGACATGGATCCGTTGGCAAGGACAATGCCTGCACGCCCATTAGGTTTCAGATGATGCAGCATGTGCTGGAGCCATGCGTAGTTGGCGTTGCCCTGGGGCGGCGTTCCATAAAGCCAGCGGGGATCTCCCTCAAGGCTGGCGTGCCACCAGTCGGATATATTAAAAGGCGGATTTGCAAGCACGAAATCGGCTCTTAAATCAGGATGCTGGTTGCGGACAAAGGTGTCTGCCGGTTCTTTTCCAAGATTGAAATCAATTCCGCGAATGGCAAGGTTCATTGCAGCCAGACGCCATGTTGTGGGGTTGGATTCCTGGCCGTATATCGAGACATCTCCGATCTTGCCGCCGTGGGCCTCGATGAATCTTTCGGACTGGACAAACATACCGCCGGAACCGCAGCACGGATCATAAACCTGCCCCTGATGCGGAGCCAGTATTGCTACAAGCGTTTTGACTATGCTTGCCGGTGTGTAGAATTGTCCTCCACGCTTGCCTTCTGCGCTGGCAAACTGACCGAGAAAATATTCATATACCTGTCCGAGAAGATCGCGGGAACTCTGGCCTGTTACACCAAATCCTATGGTTGAGACCATATCCACAAGTTCGCCCAGCTTGCCGTCCGGAAGCTGAACACGGGCATAGCGTTTGTCGAGAATGCCTTTAAGCTTGGGGTTTTCGGTTTCTATCAGGGACAAAGCATCGTCTATTCGCTTGCCTATGTCTGCCTGCTTTGCCTGCGCCCGCAGACTTTCCCATCTGGCAGCCTCAGGAACCCAGAAAACATTGACTTCCTTGTAATAGTCGCGGTCTTCCAGTTCTTCGGCCAGCATTTCAGCGTCTGAGTCAGGAATAAAATAGTCGTCGTTTTCATCTGTGAAACGTTTTGTCAGCTCGTCTCTTCTGGTCTGGAAAGTGTCTGAAATGTATTTTACAAAAATAAGGCCAAGTACGATGTGCTTATATTCGGCAGCGTCCATGTTGGCTCTCAGCTTGTCTGCTGTGGCCCAGAGTGTCTTTTTTATATCCTCGATCATGTTTTCCTGTTTTGTATCAGTTTTTGATGGTCTCGCAAAATGTCAAAAAATGGCCCCGTCGTCATGCCGGACTTGATCCGGCATCTTTGAATTTTTAGAACCTATAAATTCCGGCTCCCGGTTTTCATTCGGATTTTTTGCGACCTTGTCAGTCTTTAATGCTTTTCTGAAATTCTGGCTCGGGCTTTAAAAGGCCGGAAACCATATTATTGAATTTAATCCGCAGCCAAGGATTTTTCAATGGATTCCTCTGAGTCTTCCACAGGCACATCCTTCACCCATCCCATAAAAATCTGATAGCCCAATGCAAGAAAGATCGCGCCTATAAACATTCCCAGAATACCAGCCGAAGCCATGCCGCCAAGAGCGCCCAGCAAAATAACAGGCATTGGGGCATCCACGCCTCTACCGAGCATTATAGGCTTCAACACATTATCTGCCATGCTGCCAACAATGATTAAAACAGTATAAACTACTGCCGCACCAGTTCCATAACCATCACTAATCCAGATATAGGCAACAGCCGGTAATGTGACGATGGCAGCCGGAACCTGAACAATTCCAAGTACCAGGACAATCATAGATAGCACCCCTGTCCAGGGTATACCTGCAAAAATGAATACAAGACCTACAATAATAGCCTGTATACAGGCTACGCCTATGACTCCGAGTGCTACAGAACGAATTGTATCAGTGGACAGCTTCGCAAAAAGATCGCCTTTCTCAATTCCTACAAAACGCCTGGAAATAGCCTTGGCAGTCTCTGCCCCTGACTTTCCGTAAGCCATTATGATTCCTGCAATGATAAAGGAAAACATAAACTTAAGTATGACTCCTCCAATTCCGGCAACAACACTCAAAGCCTCTTTTGCGATATTACCAACTTTAGGCTGCATGCTCTGTATCAATGCAGGCAGATCTGTATAAGCCTTTGTCCAGAAGTCATAAATCTTTGAACCAATTAAAGGAACCGCTTTAATAGCCTCTGCGGGCTCAGGAATTTGAGAGGTATTATTCTTCATGTTGGCCAACAATATTTGAATGGAATCACCAAGCGAACTGGCAAGAATGGCTGTTGGAACCACTATCAGAATTATTCCGGCGACAACCACAAGAGTTGCTGCCAAGCCCTGTTTCCCGCGAATTTTCTCTGCTATTTTTTGGTGCAGTGGATAAAATGTCACGGCAAGAATCAGAGACCATATAATCAGATTCAAAAATGGTGAAAAAATTCTATAACAAAGCACAACCA contains:
- a CDS encoding PDDEXK nuclease domain-containing protein gives rise to the protein MSSELIRQDYLDFLGHIKGRIRQRQYQALRAVNNELVMLYWELGEAIDKKQLEQGWGKSVVENLARDLQGEFPGRNGFSARNLWNMLEFYRTYSHLQKLQPLVAEISWAKNIVIMSRCKDDLEREFYLRATARFGWTKSVLQHQIDNKSYEKYLLNQTNFDNALPEEIKAQAALAVKDHYTFDFLELSEEHSERELEQALIKNLRSFLAELGGAFSFIGNQYRLEVDGREYFIDLLLFHRRLRCLVAIELKIGEFKPEHKGKMEFYLEALDSHERLPEENAPIGIIICRSKSKTIVEYALRNASRPLGVATYTVVPQLPEGYKADLPSPEQIAERLQAWGGECLEDEEDDPAKAGRAGV
- a CDS encoding RNA-binding domain-containing protein, encoding MENIKLTKPLRESETVELKKNLSELKEGLVSIAAILNKHGSGEIWFGISPDGQFRQIAGLFVASFDRPSFHVETVDTTQAPQNPVKAPQNHMKPQENHKKKLIDLLMAQPDLSMKKLSDLSGLTVYSVRHHLRALQQSGHIRHVGPDKGGYWEILGGVTDDKADNRNNKI
- a CDS encoding AI-2E family transporter; this encodes MKMKYEPDLEMENRLFQKLMDSFIRVGLLFALVVLCYRIFSPFLNLIIWSLILAVTFYPLHQKIAEKIRGKQGLAATLVVVAGIILIVVPTAILASSLGDSIQILLANMKNNTSQIPEPAEAIKAVPLIGSKIYDFWTKAYTDLPALIQSMQPKVGNIAKEALSVVAGIGGVILKFMFSFIIAGIIMAYGKSGAETAKAISRRFVGIEKGDLFAKLSTDTIRSVALGVIGVACIQAIIVGLVFIFAGIPWTGVLSMIVLVLGIVQVPAAIVTLPAVAYIWISDGYGTGAAVVYTVLIIVGSMADNVLKPIMLGRGVDAPMPVILLGALGGMASAGILGMFIGAIFLALGYQIFMGWVKDVPVEDSEESIEKSLAAD
- a CDS encoding class I SAM-dependent DNA methyltransferase, translated to MIEDIKKTLWATADKLRANMDAAEYKHIVLGLIFVKYISDTFQTRRDELTKRFTDENDDYFIPDSDAEMLAEELEDRDYYKEVNVFWVPEAARWESLRAQAKQADIGKRIDDALSLIETENPKLKGILDKRYARVQLPDGKLGELVDMVSTIGFGVTGQSSRDLLGQVYEYFLGQFASAEGKRGGQFYTPASIVKTLVAILAPHQGQVYDPCCGSGGMFVQSERFIEAHGGKIGDVSIYGQESNPTTWRLAAMNLAIRGIDFNLGKEPADTFVRNQHPDLRADFVLANPPFNISDWWHASLEGDPRWLYGTPPQGNANYAWLQHMLHHLKPNGRAGIVLANGSMSSSQNSEGDIRRAMVEDDKVEIMVALPGQLFFNTQIPACLWFLVKQKTRRQGEVLFIDARKLGTMISRVQIEFTDDDIKKIADTVQAWRGDEEADTEYADVAGFCRSVPLAEIAEHGHVLTPGRYVGAEAIEDDDEAFAEKMQKLTEKLGEQMAKGAELDMLIRQKLGGLGYEC
- a CDS encoding nucleotidyltransferase domain-containing protein, encoding MSVEPGMKKIIEKKLDQIEKDFNVEIILAIESGSRAWGFESVDSDYDVRFIYKHELKWYLNVLPKRDVIELPIIGVDDYSGWDIRKALFLMNKSNPVLFEWMRSPIVYKRNDNEFELLKKAAERYFSPVSSIYHYLHMAKGNYREYLQGEYVKVKKYFYVLRPILACIWIKTKKESPPVEFEKLLENVEDQKLLSEIAELLRKKKSGTEMGEGKAIPAINQFIDEKLAEFEIFTASYNANKKPPSEYLDDLLWKILN